ACGATGCGGGCCAGGGTGGCGTGGCGGGTGGCGGGGTCGTCCTCGAGCACACTGCGCAGGGTGAGGGCGCGGGCACGGCCCAGGTTGGTGCTGACATCGCCCAGGGCGATGACCGCGGGCATCCAGGTGACGCGGATCTCGTCGGTGGCGCTGTCCATCTTGCGGGTTTCATAGAGGGCGATCAGGCCCATGGCCAGGACCAGGATCCCGAGGAGGGTGAACACAGTGGCTGCCCGAATGCCGATCTTCATGTTCCTTAATTGCATGCAACGCTCCTTGACGATGGCTGGCAGGCGTCAAGAGCGCGGGTTTACCGGGCTCGGTGGTTCAGGCTCTCGATGCACTGCGTGGGGGTGTGATTTCCTCATTTTTCGTATTGTTTTTCTTCGATAGTGCCATAACGCCACTATTATTGACCAGTCATTCAATGTAATAACGAAAATTGAAAGGCCCGTCACTTGTGAGACGGGCCTGTCTTTTTGCGTCACGCCACGATTGGGATCATCGGGTCGGCGGCCGCCAGGGCTTGCGCGCGATCGGCGGCGGGCGGGTAGATCCACACCGAGTTGATCTGGCGCTTGAGGTGCTTGCCTTCCTGGCCCTCGAGCACCAGTTCGCGTTCCCAGCCTTCGCTGTAGGCCGCCCCCCAGTCGCCCAGGTCGAGGCAGGTGACGTACTTGGGCTGGCGGTAGGCCACCGGCGCCAGGCCCAGCAGGTCGGCCATGGCGTTGTTGCCCGAGTGGCGGCCCATGGGGATGGCGTGCTGGCAGGTCATCAGGGCGTGGTTGCCCAGTTCGTCGACCTTGGCCCAGGCCGTGTCGCCGGTGGCGTAGATGTGCGCCTGGCCGACCACTTTCAGGTGGTCGTCGACCCGCAGGCGGCCGAAGCCATCGCGCTCACCGTCGATTTGCGCGGTCAGCGGGCTGGCCTTGACGCCCACGGTCCAGATCACCGTCTTGCTGGCGATGTATTCGCCGTTGTCGAGGGTCACGCCACCGGCGTCGACCGCCACCACCGAGGTATTGGTCAGCCACTGCACGCCAGCCTGCTCGCTGGCGGCGACGATGGACGGGGTGATGCCGGCGCCCAGGGCCGCGCCGATGCTCTGGCCACGGTCGACCAGGATCACCCGGGCATTGCCTTCACCGAGGATGGCACGCAGCCGGGCAGGCATTTCGGTGGCGGTCTCGATGCCGGTGAAACCACCGCCGCACACCACCACGGTGTTGCGCGCCGGAGAGGCCGGTTGCGCGGCCAGGGCCACCAGGTGCTGCTCCAGGCGCACGGCCGATTCCATCTGGTCGACATCGAAGGTGTGCTCGGCCAGGCCCGGCACGGCAGGGCGGGCGACCTGGCTGCCGGCGGCGAGGATCAGGCGGTCGTAACCGAGCTGCTGGCGCTGGCCGTTGCCGTCGAGGTAGCCGACCTGGCGTGCGGCGCTGTCGATGTGCTCGGCGTTGCCCTGGATGAACGCGACACCGACCGCGTCGAGCAGTTCGCCCACCGGGGCCTTGAGCGTGTGCGCGTCGGCCTCGTAGAAGCGCGGGCGGATACGCAGTTCCGGTTGCGGGGCGAGCACGCTGATGCGCACGTCGCCACGTTGGGCCTGGTCGAGCAGACGGGCGGCGCTCAGGGCGCTCCAGACACCGGCAAAGCCGGCACCGATGATCAGGATATGGGAAGTCATGTGGGTGCTCCGCAAGGGTGGGAAAGGGGATTCGGTCAGGGTTTGGCTATCTGGCGAATAACTACGACTCTATTGATCGTAGTTTTGTGGGGCAAGTGTTTTTTTCGTTCGCGCGTGCCGATGGCATCGCAGGAACCTGCCGTAAGCGGCGTGAATAAAGGCTTTCAGACGCTTCAGTTTTTTTTGGCGAACGGCGGACGGCGCGGGATGGTTTTGCGTGGAATTGTTGGAAGGCGTACTATTTGCGACAAATTAAGTCGGAGATTGACATGTCGCTTTACAGTGCCGGCGTCGAGTACGGCATCCATTGCCTGCTGTTCCTGGTGGACGAGCGTGGGGATAGCCGCGAGGCCAGCGTGCGCGACCTGGCCGAGCTGCAGGGGGTGCCTCAGGAATACCTGGCCAAGGTGTTCACCAAGCTGGCCCGGGCCGGGCTGGTGGTGGCCACCGAGGGCGTGCGCGGCGGGTTCCGCCTGGCGCGGCCGTCGGACGAGATCACCGTGCTGGATATCGTCACGGCCATCGATGGGGCGAAGAAGATCTTCGACTGCCGGGAGATCCGCGAGCGTTGCGCGGTGTTCGAGGGCTCGGCGCCGGGGTGGGCCACCGAGGGCACCTGCGCGATCCATGCGGTGATGCTGGGGGCGCAGAAGCGCATGGAGGAAGCGCTGGCGCAGCAGACCATTCTCGACCTGGCGCGACGGTTCGGGCGCAAGGCGCCGGCTGAGTTCGGGCAGAAGGTCAATGACTGGATGAGCGAGCGGCGGGACGGGAAGGGCGGTGATATTCCGCTGGTGGAGGTTTGATCTGCTGGTGATTTGCAGTGGCCTCAAGACCGAGCGCCGCGCGGGCGGCGCTCGATCTCAAGCACGCTGCAAGGCCATCGCCAAGCCCCTGGCCGCCCAATCACCGCGCGGTCAAATGCATCGCCAACTGCACCAACCCAATCAACACGAAAATGAACACCAGGGTGAACACCGTCCCCATCACGATGAAATGACTGGCCTTGCCATAGGTGAAATCCCGCGCCCGGTTCTTGCCGCTCTGCACGCCAAACGCCGCCGCCAGCACACTTTGCAGCATCTGCCAGAACCCGGGCGCCTTGCCGGAATCATGATCGTCCATGAGTAGCTCCTCAAGTCAGAAGCAATCACGACCAGTGTAGGAGATCGATCGGCAGGCTGCCCGCAGCGCCCACTCATCCGGCCAGCTTTGACTATCCTTGCCCTTTCACCGGAGGCTCCTCGCTGGGCGGATCGCCCACGGTCGGCGGCACGGTCGGTCTGATCGGCGGTTCGTCCGGGTCTTGTTCAGGCACCGGCGGCGGCAATGTCGGGTCGTCGATGTTCGGATCGGGTGTTTCCGGTGGGATGGGAATGTTCATGGCCTGACCTCGCGGGGTGAATGAAGAGGTAGTGCAGGCTTCGACCCTGGCCACCGTCATTCGCTCATATTTTTTGAACCCCTGCGCGCCAGCACGGCTCTGAACCCTTACCGCCACCAGCCAAACGGAGCGCGTGCGATGTCAGGTAACGAGCCCTTCGAAAGCGGGCCCACGGCCAACGATCACCCGGACCAGGCCATCAGCCTTTCGCAAGCATTGCTGGCGCCTCGCATCGTGATCGAGGACGCAAGCCCGGTGCTCGATGCCGGTGCCTTCGCGGCCAAGGCGGTGCGCGGGCAGAAGGTCGACGTCAGTGCAAAGGTCTACTGCGACGGTCACGATCGCCTGGCGGTGACGCTGCACTGGCGCCAGGCCCATAGCCGACGCTGGCATTGCGTGGCCATGCATTCACCGGGCAATGACCTGTGGCTGGCCGCGTTCACCCCCACGGACCTGGGCCTGCATGTGTTCAATATCCAGGCCTGGATCGACCCTTTCGCCACCTATTGCCACGACCTGGAAAAAAAATATGCCGCAGGCGTGGACGTGCGGCTGGAGCTCGAGGAAGGCCGCCTGTTGCTGGGCAAGGGCATCGAGCGCAGCGACGGTGCCTTGCGCGAGCAGCTAGAGCAACTGTGCCAACACCTGCCGGATTGGCCGGTGGACGAACAGGTCGCACAGTTGCTGCACCCTGCTACCGCGCGATTGATGGGCGAGGCCGAGCACCGCTGTTACCTGACCCGCAGCCCCGAGTACCCGGTGGATGTCGACCGCGAGGCGGCGTTGTTCGCCAGTTGGTATGAGCTGTTCCCGCGTTCGGTCACCGATGATCCGCAGCGTCACGGCACCTTCGACGCTGTGCACCAGCGTCTGCCGATGATTCGCGACATGGGGTTCGATGTGCTGTATTTCCCGCCCATCCACCCCATCGGCATGAAGCATCGCAAGGGCCGCAACAATGCGCTCCAGGCCGAGCCTGGCGACCCCGGCAGCCCCTACGCCATTGGCAGCCCGGAGGGTGGCCACGACGCCATCCACCCGCAGCTGGGCAGCCGCGACGACTTCCGCCGGCTGGTGGCCGCGGCGGCCGAGCACGGCCTGGAGATTGCCCTGGACTTCGCCATCCAGTGCTCCCAGGACCACCCCTGGCTGACCGAGCACCCCGGCTGGTTCAGCTGGCGCCCCGACGGCACCATCCGCTACGCCGAGAACCCACCGAAGAAATACCAGGACATCGTCAATGTCGACTTCTACGCGCCCGAGGCCGTGCCGTCGCTGTGGCTGGCCCTGCGCGACGTGGTGGTCGGCTGGGTGGAGGAGGGCGTCAGGACGTTCCGCGTCGACAACCCGCACACCAAGCCGCTGCCGTTCTGGCAATGGTTGATCGCCAATGTGCGTGGCCAGTACCCCGACGTCATCTTCCTCGCCGAAGCCTTCACTCGCCCGGCGATGATGGCGCGGTTGGGCAAGGTCGGTTACGCCCAGAGCTACACCTACTTCACCTGGCGCAACAGCAAGCAGGAGCTGCGCGAGTACTTCGAGCAACTGAACCAGCCGCCCTGGAGCCAGTGCTACCGGCCGAACTTCTTCGTCAACACGCCGGACATCAACCCCTTCTTCCTGCAGACCGCCGGCCGCCCAGGCTTTCTCATCCGCGCCGCGCTGGCGACCATGGGCTCGGGATTGTGGGGCATGTATTCGGGTTTCGAACTGTGCGAGGGCACGCCGCTGCCGGGCAAGGAGGAGTACCTGGATTCGGAGAAGTACGAGATTCGCCCACGCGATTTCAGCCAGCCGGGCAACATCGTCGCCGAGATCGCCCAGCTCAATCGCATCCGCCGGCAGAACCGCGCGTTGCAGACGCACTTGGGGGTGCTGTTCCTCAACTGCTGGAACGACAACATCCTCTGCTTCGCCAAGCGCACCCCCGAGCGCGACAACGTCATCCTCGTCGCCATCAGCCTCGACCCTTACAACGCCCAGGAGGCCAGTTTCGAACTGCCTCTGTGGGAGCTGGGTTTGGACGACAACGCCGACACCCAGGGTGAAGACCTTATGAACGGCCATCGCTGGACCTGGCACGGCAAGACCCAGTGGATGCGCATCGAGCCCTGGCAGCAGCCGTTCGGTATCTGGCGTATCGAAAAAGCCCTGTAGGAGCGGCCTCGTGCCGCGAAAGGGGCGCGAAGCGCCCCAGGATTTCAGCGGCGCTGCAGATATCGCTGGGGCTGCTTCGCAGCCCTTTCGCGGCACAAGGCCGCTCCTACAGGAAGCGTGCCGAACCAGAAAAAGCAAGGAGTCGCACATGGCCAAGCGTTCCCGCCCGGCAGCCTTCATCGACGATCCGCTGTGGTACAAGGATGCGGTGATCTACCAGCTGCACGTCAAATCGTTCTTCGATGCGAACAACGATGGCATCGGCGACTTCGCGGGGCTGATCGGCAAGCTCGACTACATCGCCGAACTGGGCGTCAACACCCTCTGGCTGCTGCCGTTCTACCCTTCGCCCCGGCGCGACGACGGCTACGACATCGCCGAGTACAAGGCCGTGCACCCGGACTACGGCAGCATGGCCGACGCCAAACGCTTCATCGCCGAGGCCCACAAGCGTGGCCTGCGGGTGATCACCGAGCTGGTCATCAACCACACCTCCGACCAGCACCCCTGGTTCCAGAAGGCCCGCCACGCCAAGCGCGGCAGCAAGGCCCGGGACTTCTACGTGTGGTCCGACGACGACCAGAAATACGACGGCACGCGGATCATCTTCCTCGACACCGAGAAGTCCAACTGGACCTGGGACCCGGTCGCCGGCCAGTACTTCTGGCACCGCTTCTACTCGCACCAGCCGGACCTCAACTTCGACAACCCGCACGTGATGAAGGCGGTGATCGACGTGATGCGTTTCTGGCTCGACATCGGTGTCGACGGCCTGCGCCTGGACGCCATTCCGTACCTGATCGAGCGCGACGGCACCAACAACGAAAACCTTCCCGAGACCCACGTAGTGCTCAAGGCGATCCGTGCCGAGATCGA
This genomic stretch from Pseudomonas entomophila harbors:
- a CDS encoding NAD(P)/FAD-dependent oxidoreductase, which produces MTSHILIIGAGFAGVWSALSAARLLDQAQRGDVRISVLAPQPELRIRPRFYEADAHTLKAPVGELLDAVGVAFIQGNAEHIDSAARQVGYLDGNGQRQQLGYDRLILAAGSQVARPAVPGLAEHTFDVDQMESAVRLEQHLVALAAQPASPARNTVVVCGGGFTGIETATEMPARLRAILGEGNARVILVDRGQSIGAALGAGITPSIVAASEQAGVQWLTNTSVVAVDAGGVTLDNGEYIASKTVIWTVGVKASPLTAQIDGERDGFGRLRVDDHLKVVGQAHIYATGDTAWAKVDELGNHALMTCQHAIPMGRHSGNNAMADLLGLAPVAYRQPKYVTCLDLGDWGAAYSEGWERELVLEGQEGKHLKRQINSVWIYPPAADRAQALAAADPMIPIVA
- a CDS encoding RrF2 family transcriptional regulator, which gives rise to MSLYSAGVEYGIHCLLFLVDERGDSREASVRDLAELQGVPQEYLAKVFTKLARAGLVVATEGVRGGFRLARPSDEITVLDIVTAIDGAKKIFDCREIRERCAVFEGSAPGWATEGTCAIHAVMLGAQKRMEEALAQQTILDLARRFGRKAPAEFGQKVNDWMSERRDGKGGDIPLVEV
- a CDS encoding DUF2970 domain-containing protein, with the translated sequence MDDHDSGKAPGFWQMLQSVLAAAFGVQSGKNRARDFTYGKASHFIVMGTVFTLVFIFVLIGLVQLAMHLTAR
- a CDS encoding alpha-1,4-glucan--maltose-1-phosphate maltosyltransferase — its product is MSGNEPFESGPTANDHPDQAISLSQALLAPRIVIEDASPVLDAGAFAAKAVRGQKVDVSAKVYCDGHDRLAVTLHWRQAHSRRWHCVAMHSPGNDLWLAAFTPTDLGLHVFNIQAWIDPFATYCHDLEKKYAAGVDVRLELEEGRLLLGKGIERSDGALREQLEQLCQHLPDWPVDEQVAQLLHPATARLMGEAEHRCYLTRSPEYPVDVDREAALFASWYELFPRSVTDDPQRHGTFDAVHQRLPMIRDMGFDVLYFPPIHPIGMKHRKGRNNALQAEPGDPGSPYAIGSPEGGHDAIHPQLGSRDDFRRLVAAAAEHGLEIALDFAIQCSQDHPWLTEHPGWFSWRPDGTIRYAENPPKKYQDIVNVDFYAPEAVPSLWLALRDVVVGWVEEGVRTFRVDNPHTKPLPFWQWLIANVRGQYPDVIFLAEAFTRPAMMARLGKVGYAQSYTYFTWRNSKQELREYFEQLNQPPWSQCYRPNFFVNTPDINPFFLQTAGRPGFLIRAALATMGSGLWGMYSGFELCEGTPLPGKEEYLDSEKYEIRPRDFSQPGNIVAEIAQLNRIRRQNRALQTHLGVLFLNCWNDNILCFAKRTPERDNVILVAISLDPYNAQEASFELPLWELGLDDNADTQGEDLMNGHRWTWHGKTQWMRIEPWQQPFGIWRIEKAL